From a single Bacillus pumilus genomic region:
- a CDS encoding helix-turn-helix domain-containing protein, with protein sequence MIKVHLSRIMGDRRVNIAELSRITGLHRNGITRLYHEETDGIKFDTLEKICNALDCEIDDLLEIIEKES encoded by the coding sequence TTGATCAAAGTGCATTTATCAAGAATTATGGGAGATAGAAGAGTTAATATTGCAGAATTATCAAGAATAACAGGTCTTCACAGAAACGGTATAACAAGGCTTTACCATGAAGAAACCGATGGAATTAAATTTGATACTCTAGAAAAAATTTGCAACGCATTAGACTGTGAGATAGATGATTTACTTGAAATCATAGAAAAGGAGTCTTAA
- a CDS encoding BRO-N domain-containing protein: MNNFEKVFDYKGNNVRTFMRDEEIWFVAKDVCDVLGMTDGRKSVNLLDNDERNTVPVTDVLGRSQKTLIINEPGLYTLILKSRKPEAKQFKRWVTHDVLPTIRKSGMYVAEDATREQKLFNYELLEETFRNCGIENLHELYKECVDYYKENRIRLDYKRSSKHRRNDKKKSLSDSRIEIMKKIENVLQERELKYKQSLNFAFVSVVSELLKIIALDIKSIKHNKTRGKLAQAR, translated from the coding sequence ATGAATAATTTTGAAAAAGTCTTTGATTATAAAGGGAATAATGTAAGAACGTTTATGAGAGATGAGGAAATTTGGTTTGTTGCAAAGGATGTATGTGATGTATTAGGTATGACTGATGGAAGAAAGTCAGTTAATCTTTTGGACAATGATGAGCGGAATACTGTTCCGGTCACCGATGTGTTAGGTAGAAGTCAAAAAACATTAATCATCAATGAGCCAGGTTTATATACATTGATTTTAAAAAGTCGCAAACCCGAAGCGAAACAATTTAAACGTTGGGTGACTCATGACGTACTGCCTACAATTCGCAAAAGTGGTATGTATGTCGCTGAAGATGCCACAAGAGAGCAGAAACTTTTTAATTACGAATTATTAGAAGAGACTTTTAGAAATTGTGGGATTGAAAATCTGCATGAACTTTATAAGGAATGTGTGGATTATTACAAAGAAAATAGAATCCGATTAGATTATAAAAGAAGCTCAAAACATCGAAGAAACGATAAGAAAAAATCACTATCAGATTCTCGAATTGAAATAATGAAGAAGATTGAAAATGTGCTCCAAGAGCGAGAATTAAAATATAAGCAATCTCTTAATTTTGCCTTTGTATCAGTTGTATCTGAATTATTGAAGATAATTGCTCTTGATATAAAATCAATAAAACATAACAAAACTAGAGGAAAGTTGGCTCAAGCGAGATGA